DNA sequence from the Oncorhynchus clarkii lewisi isolate Uvic-CL-2024 chromosome 9, UVic_Ocla_1.0, whole genome shotgun sequence genome:
CTGGGTATTTAAAAATACTTGTAGCTTTTGGTTTAGTCTGCCTGTAACTGCCGGGTGGGCGGAGTCTGGCAGTTTCCCAACTATTGTATTGCTTCCACTGCGCCAGGCAGCATAAAGATAAAATATTTCAAATGATTTCAAATGATATTTAAACCTGACCCGGGTTCAAATATCGTCAGTTCATTCTAACGTCTGATTTGCCTCTGACTGTACACATTGAGACATAGTGTCCTCACCCAGAAATACCATTCACCACTAGTAAAACTATAGACATAGAATGAGTAATTATACACACATAATAAAATCATTCTAATTCTGAGTGAAACAACATTCACGCCGGAAATATCCCAAATGTCAAAGTTGTCGTTGAACAATTCTAACATTCTTGTGATATTTGAATATGAAGCAAATCAATTTCAGTTGATTTGAACTATTCCATCTGATAACATTGTAGTTAGAATCAGTAAGGGGCTCTATGTCAAGACAAAACCTTTGCTTCTATCTGCAAAGTTACATTTCCTCCATTGTTCTCCTCCCTCATCtatgggcctggtcaaaagtagtgcactgcatagggaatagggtgccatttgggacctatGCTTATTGGTACAATCTTAGTGTGTTGTCTCTCATTATCATAATACTGTACTATtctactttctttctttctccttctctctgttttcctcttcCATAACACCCATAATGATACTAACACCCATTCTTCTCTTTACTTCtcttccccccaccccttccccttctctctcccaaacttctcctcccctaccctctctctccccctcttctctcctctccagcggGTGGTTCCTACTTCATGATCAGTCGTTCTCTGGGGCCAGAGTTTGGGGGGGCGGTGGGGCTGTGCTTCTACCTGGGCACCACATTTGCCGGGGCCATGTACATCCTGGGAGCCATCGAGATCCTGCTGGTGGGTGGGAGAGCCTTCGTTGCCCGCTCCTCTTCCTCACCGTCATCCTCATTATAACCATCATTTATAACCGCCAACAAATTACTCTGACGTTCATTATGGTTATTGTCATGTTCATGTTGTCTGTATAAGTGTTCACATGACATGCACAGTTTTGTCAGTATGGaccttcatatatatatatatatatatatatatatatatatacaccatatGAAACTCAAGCATCAACTCACCCTCACCAATCCAATATGTTATCttaccctctctcgctctcctcctacCCCCAGATGTACATTGCCCCATGGGCGGCCATCTTTGTCTCCGGCAGCCCGGACGGTGAGGGAGCAGCCATGTTGAACAACATGAGGGTCTACGGAtcaatcttcctcctcctcatggcATTACTGGTCTTTGTCGGCGTCAAATATGTCAACAAGCTGGCGTCCGTCTTCCTGGCCTGTGTCATCATCTCCATCCTGTCCATCTACACCGGAGCGCTGGTCTCCGCCTTCAGCCCGCCCACTTTCCCGTGAGTTCCTCCATTGTGATCGTAGAGCGGTTTGATTGATAGATTCATGGTGTAATCGGAATTGATTATGGGTCGCATTTTAGTCGCAAAGAAACAAAAAACTAATCTGATGTGTTTCCATTGGCATGCCTGATTTACACTTTCACCGCCGGTAACACCAGTGAGAAACCTGAGAACGTTGTAACCACTCTCATTGAGACGTACCCGTATTGACCCATTCTCAAGACTTTCACACCACTCTTACTGCCAAACACTCAAACTTGACTGATGCCCTAATTGACCATCCGTTCACTGTCATCTCTGTGATTGACTAATCCCGTGCTCtaatcttctcctccctccttctcaggGTGTGTATGCTGGGTAACCGTACCCTGTCAGGACACATCCTCCATGATAGTCCCTGTGCCAAGACCACCCTGCCCAAAGAACCACCCCGACCTGTGGATACCAACCTCACACTCGCTGGTAAAACCGTCAATATTACCTTTCAATTTGGAAAAATGACATAGTCAATTATAAagagatgtttttatttttatgttaacCCTCATGTTCTCTCTCGGTCCATTCTGTTTGACATCTCACTATGGGACATGCCCACTTGCGGCTCATTTGCTGAAGCCTTAATCAATCACGCCTAACAGGCCAATCAAGGCTTTGAAGGTGTTAGATCTGCCTGCCATTCGACCACTGTTAGAATTCCTCATTCTCCACCTCTTTGCTCGCTTGTTCATTATCGTCCCCAATATCAACTAATCAACCAATTCTTCTAGGAAATGGCACGGTGCCGTCAACCTTTGAtctctccctgccctcctctGAGGCGACCACGACCCTGTGGCTGCAGTTCTGTGAAGGCCCAGACCTCAACGCTTCCTGTGACTACTACTTTAACCTCAGCAACATCTCTGAGATACCTGGCATACCAGGCCTGTCCAGTGGAGTTATCACAGGTacattctctgtctctcacactctctctctctctctctcgctatctttcTCTCTAATAATTAGTATTCTCTCCATAGAGAACATATGGAGTGTTTACCTCAGTAAAGGGGACGTCCTGGAGAAAGGGTCACTCCCCTCGCCCAGACCCGTCCACCCACCCACCAATCGGCTGCCCTATGTCTTCGCTGACATCACCACCTCCTTCACGCTATTGGTGGGAATCTTCTTCCCCTCAGTCACAGGTATATTTCCTCCTCTTTTCGTCTCTCCTGATCCCAGTACCTCCCGATCCCCTTGAACCTCTTGATGTTGGTAGATCTGAATCGGTAGAAGCAGTGCAGTGGTGGAGCTCCCACCATGGTGCTTACAGCTCTGCGGAAACAGAGACGAGTTGTAGGGAGAGATTTGGGACAGGCTGATCCAGCTGTAAAATAATTTGTCATAGATTCATACACCAACTCTGTCTCGCttgctcgctctttctttctctctctccctcctcacaattcctcccccttctcccccctccaggTATAATGGCTGGTTCTAACCGGTCTGGGGACCTGAAAGACGCTCAGCGCTCCATCCCCATAGGAACCATTATGGCCATCCTCACTACCTCCCTCGTCTGTATCCTTCACTGTAGACAATAAAGCTTTCGGATTTTTAATTGAGAATCTCTTCCATATTAACTCTGTTTGCGTCCGAATtgacaccctaatccctacatagtgcactacatttgactagggctcttgtcaaaagtagggCAGTGTGTAGGGTTTAGGGGGCAATTTCAGACACCCAAGGACAACAAAGCTGTTGTATTTTTAATTGAAAATGTCACATGTAAACTCGGTCCTAGTCATAGAATTAGAATCCTTCTAGTTACACACACCTGCATGGTGCTTAGTGTGTGGTAATGGGTTGATATTGGGACAGACTCGTGTTGTGGTTCAGGTGTGATGTGACTAGTGGGTTATTTACCTGAGTGGCCTGGCCAGACCTGAGCAGTGTGGTGCTGTTTGGAGCCTGCATCGAAGGAGTGGTGCTCAGAGACAAGTTAGTatattgttgtctctctctctgtgtgtgtgtgtgtgtgtgggtgtgtgtgtgtgtgtgtttcagggtggaGTTCATTTAAATTGAGTCAATTTAGGAAGTAAATTGAAATTGGTGTGTCTTGGCCTTCTTAGGACACATTCTGTGGTCACACTAACTGACCTGTCTTTCTGAAGGTTTGGAGACTCTGTGAAGTCACACTAACTGACCTTTCTTTCTGAAGGTTTGGAGACTCTGTGAAGTCacactaactgacctgtctgtctgtaggtttGGAGACTTAGTGAAGTCACACTAActgatctgtctgtctatctgaagGTTTTGAGACTCATTGAAGTCacactaactgacctgtctgttGTTCGGAAGGTTTGGAGACTCTGTAAAGGGAAACCTGGTAGTGGGCACCTTGTCTTGGCCCTCCCCCTGGGTCATTGTGATTGGCTCCTTCTTTTCGACGTGCGGCGCTGGCCTCCAGTCACTGACTGGCGCTCCCCGCCTCCTCCAGGCCATCGCCAAGGACAACATCATCCCCTTCCTCAGGGTGAGATAGATAAAcaagtgttgtagtatatatagctcttctttctctctcattcttctctcactcctctctcttgctctgttctgttctctctgtccaggTGTTTGGTCATGGCAAGGCTAATGGAGAACCTACCTGGGCTCTGCTCCTGACAGCTCTGATAGCTGAGCTGGGAATCCTCATTGCTTCTCTGGACCTGGTTGCACCCATCCTTtccatgtgagtgtgtgtttcttggagagagaaagtgtgtgtgagtgattgtttgtttGTCTGAGTGTATGGATGCTGATTCAGTGCAGCCTGAGtcccacatctccctctctctgtaggtTCTTCTTGATGTGCTATCTGTTTGTGAACCTGGCCTGTGCTCTGCAGACGCTGCTGAGAACTCCCAACTGGAGACCACGCTTCTCCTACTaccactggtacacacacacacacacacacacacacacacacacacacacacagtcttgcacagctaaccttgtgtggacatacaattcagtcccattcaaaatcctattttccttaaccTGTACCATAACCTTAACCTATCCCTAGCTCTTAagcctaacactaattctaaccttaaccctaaacaccCTAGAGATAGCATTTGACCTCgtcaaatttttgtttgtttactcttCTTGTggagacttctggtccccacaagtataattaaacacgtccacacacacacacacattccgtaTACTCTATTTACATATCAACGTTTTATAAATGGAGAGCTTTTCAAGTGTGATTGATTATTTTCCATTTCTCTCAAGTCTGAACTTTTTTAGCCACTTTTTTAGTCACAAATTATGTGGTCTGTAACAAGTGTTTTCACATCAACGTTTGatacaaaataaaatgtgttaCTTTTTGCCATAGACAATCGGATAGAAATGTAGGCTACACTCTGTCCATTGGCTTCTCTGCATATTCTAGCCTGTCTCAAAATCCAACCCTGGCCCTTTAAGACTCTCCTGCTGGATGGTTGACCACCCTTGGTAGCCTATAAAATATTACAATTGATCCCATTCTGATCAGAGTCATTTTTGATTTTGTGATTTATTGTACtaaattattttttacttgtCCATTCTTCTTGTCCGAcaataaaaactaaaaaaaaactTGTCATAATGTTATTTTGACTTGTCCCGGACAAGAGGGGAAGCATTAATGTTGAGCCCTGTGTGATGATGGAttattttatctctctctccctctctctctaggaccTTGTCATTTCTGGGTATGATCATCTGCTTGGCGCTGATGTTCATATCGTCATGGTACTATGCTATTGTTGCTATAGTGATTGCTGGCATGATCTACAAATACATCGAGTACCACGGGTAGGTTTCCATGGGGACCTACTGGAACAaaccagttgtgtgtgtgtgtgtttcagattttgtggtgtgtgtgtgtgtgtgtgtgggcttgtgTGAATGGAGGTCACAGAAATCCAATTATATATTTTGTGGAGGTGTTACATTCATAATTCAAAAGGAAGATGAATATATTtatacaaagtgtgtgtgtgtgtgtgtgtgtgtgtgtgtgtgtgtgtgtgtgtgtgtgtgtgtgtgtgtgtgtgtgtgtgtgtgtgtgtgtgtgtgtgtgtgtgtgtgtgtgtgtgtgtgtgtgtgtgtgtgtgtgtgtgtgtgtgtgtgtgtgtgtgtgtgtgtgtgtgtgtgcatgaatctCTGAGTTGTCTTCATGTGTGTGTAGGAATCTCTAAGTTGTCTTCATGTGTGTGTTCCAGGGCAGAGAAGGAGTGGGGAGATGGTATTCGGGGTCTGTCCCTCAGCGCTGCTCGCTACGCCCTCTTGAGGTTGGAAGAGGGACCACCACACACCAAGAACTGGAGGTAAAGTATAGCAGTATACCGTTAAGTGACTCATGCACAACCACCCATGTATATACACCCAATCTCACACctttacaatctctctctctcccctccagaccCCAGCTCTTAGTTCTATTGAAGTTAGATGAGGATGCCTATGTCAAGTCTCCCCGCCTGCTAACCTTTGCATCTCAGCTGAAGGCAGGTAAAGGTCTGACCATTGTAGGGACCGTCATCACTGGAAACTATCTCCACAGCTACGGAGAGGCACTGGCTGCAGAACAGGttggtctctcttttctctctgtctactACTCTTGGTGCATTTCTctagaaatgtttaaaaaaaaatacctcTTCTGATTTtcgcccctcttcctctcccttctttCAGGCGTCTAATTTTGTCTTTCTCCTTCAGACTCACATGATGGATCTGTAGGTGTATTGTGttataacatctctctctctccattccctctcactatccctcctctctctccctatttcccatctctctctcgctctttattcaccccccccccctcctgtagACTCTGAAGCACCAGATGGACAAGGAGAAGGTGAAAGGGTTCTGTCAGTGTATTGTGGCTAACAAGGCCAGGGAAGGCATCAGCCACATGATCCAGTCCAGTGGGTTAGGAGGGATGAGGCACAACACTGTAGTTATGGGCTGGCCCCTGGCCTGGAGGCAGAGTGAGGATCCACAGTCCTGGAAGACCTTTATCAGTGagtacaggacaggagaggagaggtgtgcaTGTGCGCTTTCTCATCAGGCTTCAAGGCAAAAGccttgagagggggggggggggggggggggtagcaagAGGGAATCATTGAATGGTAACATTACTGCCATCTGTTTGTCAAACATTGCAACTGGCCCTTTGAATTTGACTACCTGCCATCTAACTTTGAGACGTTGTGGTTTGAATAAACagcaccccctctctctgtgtgtttcctcCAGACACGGTGCGTGTGACGACAGCGGCCCACCTGGCCCTacttgtgcccaagaacatctCTCTGTTCCCCGGCAACAGTGAGCCGTGCGCGGAGGGATACATTGACGTGTGGTGGATCGTCCACGACGGGGGCATGCTCATGCTACTGCCCTTCCTGCTGAGGCAACACAAGGTCAGAGAAATATTTAGTCATATCATGTCATCATCTTCTCGTAGAGAGAAAGGTTGTGTACACATGTAACTGACGACGTTGTCGTGTTTCCGTCCCCAGGTGTGGCGTAAGTGTGCGATGCGTATCTTCACGGTGGCTCAGATGGAGGATAACTCTATTCAGATGAAGAAGGACCTGGCTACGTTCCTCTACCACCTCCGCATAGAGGCTGATGTTGAAGTGGTGGAGATGGTAGGTTTCTGCATAGACCCAATAATAACTTGAGGCCCACGCACTTTACTCAAACGTTCATGTAAAAATGGCGTAGTGTACTGATGATCAAGAAATATCTTTTGATTTCAATATTGACCGCTAGCTAATAGCTATGTGTTAGGCTTTGTTCATTTGACCCATGAGAAACTgtcgttctctcctctctcctcactaccCCCCtattctcccctcccttctcctttctccccctgctctctcccctctcctctgtacccccctattctctccctcctctgctatctccatctcctccctcttctctctccaccacctccccccctcctctctctccacctcactccCCCCTCACTATCTCCTCTCCTAGCATAACAGTGACATCTCAGCCTACACCTATGAGAGGACTCTGATGATGGAGCAGAGGTCTCAGATGCTCAGACAGATGAGGCTGTCCAAGTCTGACCGGGAGAAAGAGGTGCGGAGGCCTCAACAAGTGTGTTTGTTTCATAGTTCTGTTTccatacgtgcgtgtgtgtgcgaaaatgagagagagaaaaagtgtgtgtgtgcgttcatctTCACCTCATCTGCCTATTGTTGTTTTCCTTAGCGAGTTCGCTGGAGTATAGATGAAGTAAGTTTGCTGTCTGCTCAGTTAGTAATTGACTCCGAACTGTCTCGTAGACTACGTAGTCAACTTCAGACGTAATGCCCTACTCTATCCTGCAGCCTACATATTGCTAATGTCGCTAGACGTAAGCTGTCCTGTGTTGGAGAGTGTGTatcagggtcgtattcattaggcaccgaACGGGAGAAagcggactgaaacagggaggggaTGACCTAAACTTGTCTTATAAGAAACACCCGTTTTTGTTTTCCGTTCCAAAATGTTTTGGcacggtgtgccctaatgaatatgaccatatAATAGGGTTGGGCGATATGTTCAAAAAATCATATCTACAATTTGCTCAAACTTCTGGCTGATTCACAATATATACCtcaatattttttacagtttcTCTAAATAGCCTTTGTTTCACAATTAAAGGTCAATACACATAATTTCAGACAGTCAGGAATAATCTAATGAATTTTGGGTTTGTAAAattatacctaggctaaatataagccttccacaactATAAGACCCATTCATAATTgaattattttatcaaaatagtttaacctgcttTTTTACAATACTTACTGATCTGGCTTTTAAATCTGTATATGAAAATGCCAATTTTCTTACAAATGTAACCATGCACAATGCACGTCCACTAACGGTATCAAGCATTCTAGAAAATGAACACCGGTCTCATCTCTCAAGCACAAAACCACTTGCTAGTGAGTAACCAGCTGATCTTAATATTTAAAGTCTCGTCAACTTGGATCTACTTGCTtgctaacaaggtagaacagtCTAACTGTTATGAATGCACCTTTCAgtctgtctccaactgtttgaacaacaGCCTGTTCACTTTTAGATATTTCAGTCAAGTAGCCTCCCTGGATAAGATGCTTATTTTTCAGAATGAGGACAAGTTCCTTATATACATGTGTTTTTTTATGGTCATTGCACATTTCTAAAACCCAGACAAAACAGCTAGCACAGTTCAGTCTGtggacatttctaaaaacccagGCTAGACAGCTAGCACAGTTCAGTCTGtggacatttctaaaaacccagGCTAGACAGCTAGCACAGTTCAGTCTGtggacatttctaaaaacccagGCTAGACAGCTAGCACAGTTCAGTCTGTGGACATTTCTAAAACCCAGACAAAACAGCTAGCACAGTTCAGTCTGtggacatttctaaaaacccagGCTAGACAGCTAGCACAGTTCAGTCTGtggacatttctaaaaacccagGCTAGACAGCTAGCACAGTTCAGTCTGtggacatttctaaaaacccagGCTAGACAGCTAGCACAGTTCAGTCTGTGGACATTTCTAAAACCCAGACAAAACAGCTAGCACAGTTCAGTCTGtggacatttctaaaaacccagGCTAGACAGCTAGCACAGTTCAGTCTGtggacatttctaaaaacccagGCTAGACAGCTAGCACAGTTCAGTCTGtggacatttctaaaaacccagGCTAGACAGCTAGCACAGTTCAGTCTGtggacatttctaaaaacccagGCTAGACATCTAGCACAGTTCAGTCTGtggacatttctaaaaacccagGCTAGACAGCTAGCACAGTTCAGTCTGtggacatttctaaaaacccagGCTAGACAGCTAGCACAGTTCAGTCTGTGGACATTTCTAAAACCCAGGCTAGACAGCTAGCACAGTTCAGTCTGtggacatttctaaaaacccagGCTAGACAGCTAGCACAGTTCAGTCTGTGGACATTTCTAAAAACTCAGGCTAGACAGCTAGCACAGTTCAGTCTGTGGTTAAAATCCTGCTAGCGGTAAGTGGTACTGCAATGCTGCACGCGACAACCTGACCATTCATTTTCCACAATCATGTTCATTGATACTCTCGTCTTAGTAGGGTCTGCTCGGTTCTACATTTTGGgagttgagacataaaaagggtaTCGTTGGAAATTTCAagtctattacagtaaaataatgtctctaAGTGTTTAGGTGTCCATGTGACTGGTTCTGTTGGACCAAGTTTAAACTGCTTGTTGTCAGAGAGGAATAAGTAATCTTTTTGATTGTTTTGTTGTGGGAAGTATGCAAGTGGGAAGGTGCACAgaaggaggggcttggtgtctgtgagTGGGAAGAttcacagaaggaggaggggattGGTCTCTGCAAGTGGGAAGgcgcacagaaggaggaggggcttggtgtctgcaAGTGGGAAggcacacagcacagaaggaggaggggcttggtgtctgcaAGTGGGAAGGCACACAGCATAgaaggaggggcttggtgtctgagTGGGAAGGCACACATCACAGAAGGAgggggggcttggtgtctgtgcgAGTGGGAAGGCACACatcacagaaggaggaggggcttggtgtctgtgtgagtgggaaggcacacagcacagaaggaggggGGGCTTGGTGTCTATGCGAGTGGGAAggcacacagcacagaaggaggaggggcttggtgtctgtgtgagtgggaagGCACACAGCACAGGAGGAGGGGGGGCTTGGTGTCTATGCGAGTGGGAAggcacacagcacagaaggaggaggggcttggtgtctgtgtgagtgggaaggcacacagcacagaaggaggaggggcttggtgtctgtgtgagtgggaaggcacacagcacagaaggaggaggggcttggtgtctgtgtgagtgggaaggcacacagcacagaaggaggagggccttggtgtctgtgtgagtgggaaggcacacagcacagaaggaggaggggcttggtgtctgtgtgagtgggaaggcacacagcacagaaggaggaggggcttggtgtctgtgtgagtgggaagGCACACAGCACAGAatgaggaggggcttggtgtctgtgtgagtgggaaggcacacagcacagaaggaggaggggcttggtgtctgtgtgagtgggaaggcacacagcacagaaggaggaggggcttggtgtctgtgtgagtgggaaggcacacagcacagaaggaggaggggcttggtgtctgtgtgagtgggaaggcacacagcacagaaggaggggcttggtgtctgtgtgagtgggaaggcacacagcacagaaggagcgaaGGAGACGAGATCAAAAAGACAGAATGCTCAAACATTACAAAATAACCTTGATGAAGGCATTTGGAACATCACGTTAAAAAAAAATTCTAATCAATTggatatatcgcccagccctacacTGTACTCAGTGACTAAGTGTCTTTTGTAGGTGTAtctcagagggagggagggagggagggagggggggaggaggtagggagggagggagggagggggggaggaggtggagagggaggattTCTAAACGTGTGTTACACATTCTCTCCCCCAGGCACAGTTGGTAAAGGATCGTAACTCCATGCTTCGGCTAACCAGCATTGGTTCTGACGACGATGAAGACACCGACGGGGGTGGAGGCCCCACAGGAAATGCCGAAAAGGGAGGAGGAGCAGCCGGAGTAAGGGATAGGGACGGAGGGATGTCAGCCTCGGAGAACAGACGAGTCCACATGACCTGGACTAAGGAGAAAGCCCTGCAGTACAGAGCTACACACTCCGGCTGTAGTACGCCAGAGGGCTTCAGAGATATGCTCAGTATCAGGCcgtaagtcacacacacacacatgcatggacacacacacatgcacgcatgtacacacaacacacatgcacgcatggaGACACACGaacgcatggacacacacatgcatggacacacacacacacttgaatggAGACACATACAAACGGATGACTGTTGATGGTTGTTGTTATTAATGATGTCTCTCTCCCAGGGACCACTCCAACGTGCGGCGGATGCACACGGCCGTCAAGCTCAACGAGGTCATCGTCAACAAATCCCATGATGCTCGGCTGGTCCTGCTCAACATGCCGGGACCACCACGGAACCCAGCCGGAGACGAAAACTGTATCCTTCACTTCCTACTTACTGTTGACTGTGCTTCTCTTCCTGTGtaccagggttgggctcaattccacTTCAATCAATTTATTTTTCACCTCCTTAATTGAGTGAATTGAAAATGAACCAAGTTGTAGTAGTTACAGTATTATGCTTTTTATTGTTATTGAGAAAACGTTTCCAGACCAGTCCTTAACCGATGGTCAGATATGGAATTTCTGGAAGTTCTAACTGAGGGATTGGAACGCGTCCTATTGGTCAGGGGTGGAGGAAGTGAAGTCATCACCATCTACTCCTGATTTGCTCACACAAACCAGCTATGTCAGAGCAGCCAATCACGTGGAAGAGAATGCTAAAGGAGGTGGGGCTAAGGAGCCCTGGGGGTGTGGCCCCTCTGTCAGACAGTGCAAAGATGGACTGTCATTGGCTGCAGCTTGgataaacccctcccatctctccgcTGTCAGTCATTATTCCTAGGCTTCCCCATTCCACTAAAGACAAGCTACAAAAAGCCAACACG
Encoded proteins:
- the LOC139415927 gene encoding solute carrier family 12 member 6-like isoform X1, with product MASVRFTVTPTKAEDLPGLSDTSPDISSRSSGRGHVRFGSRESVNRSEPLSEGSGGLTTTGENETPDRTNTDQGDGNAKMSNVYINNSHGVDDDDFYDRNLALFEEEMDTRPKVSSLLNRLANYTNLTQGAREHEEAESIGEKRKAQKSPQMGTFMGVYLPCLQNIFGVILFLRLTWVVGTAGVLQALCIVFICCCCTLLTAISMSAIATNGVVPAGGSYFMISRSLGPEFGGAVGLCFYLGTTFAGAMYILGAIEILLMYIAPWAAIFVSGSPDGEGAAMLNNMRVYGSIFLLLMALLVFVGVKYVNKLASVFLACVIISILSIYTGALVSAFSPPTFPVCMLGNRTLSGHILHDSPCAKTTLPKEPPRPVDTNLTLAGNGTVPSTFDLSLPSSEATTTLWLQFCEGPDLNASCDYYFNLSNISEIPGIPGLSSGVITENIWSVYLSKGDVLEKGSLPSPRPVHPPTNRLPYVFADITTSFTLLVGIFFPSVTGIMAGSNRSGDLKDAQRSIPIGTIMAILTTSLVYLSSVVLFGACIEGVVLRDKFGDSVKGNLVVGTLSWPSPWVIVIGSFFSTCGAGLQSLTGAPRLLQAIAKDNIIPFLRVFGHGKANGEPTWALLLTALIAELGILIASLDLVAPILSMFFLMCYLFVNLACALQTLLRTPNWRPRFSYYHWTLSFLGMIICLALMFISSWYYAIVAIVIAGMIYKYIEYHGAEKEWGDGIRGLSLSAARYALLRLEEGPPHTKNWRPQLLVLLKLDEDAYVKSPRLLTFASQLKAGKGLTIVGTVITGNYLHSYGEALAAEQTLKHQMDKEKVKGFCQCIVANKAREGISHMIQSSGLGGMRHNTVVMGWPLAWRQSEDPQSWKTFINTVRVTTAAHLALLVPKNISLFPGNSEPCAEGYIDVWWIVHDGGMLMLLPFLLRQHKVWRKCAMRIFTVAQMEDNSIQMKKDLATFLYHLRIEADVEVVEMHNSDISAYTYERTLMMEQRSQMLRQMRLSKSDREKEVRRPQQAQLVKDRNSMLRLTSIGSDDDEDTDGGGGPTGNAEKGGGAAGVRDRDGGMSASENRRVHMTWTKEKALQYRATHSGCSTPEGFRDMLSIRPDHSNVRRMHTAVKLNEVIVNKSHDARLVLLNMPGPPRNPAGDENYMEFLEVLTEGLERVLLVRGGGSEVITIYS
- the LOC139415927 gene encoding solute carrier family 12 member 6-like isoform X2; this encodes MASVRFTVTPTKAEDLPGLSDTSPDISSRSSGRGHVRFGSRESVNRSEPLSEGSGGLTTTGENETPDRTNTDQGDGNAKMSNVYINNSHGVDDDDFYDRNLALFEEEMDTRPKVSSLLNRLANYTNLTQGAREHEEAESIGEKRKAQKSPQMGTFMGVYLPCLQNIFGVILFLRLTWVVGTAGVLQALCIVFICCCCTLLTAISMSAIATNGVVPAGGSYFMISRSLGPEFGGAVGLCFYLGTTFAGAMYILGAIEILLMYIAPWAAIFVSGSPDGEGAAMLNNMRVYGSIFLLLMALLVFVGVKYVNKLASVFLACVIISILSIYTGALVSAFSPPTFPVCMLGNRTLSGHILHDSPCAKTTLPKEPPRPVDTNLTLAGNGTVPSTFDLSLPSSEATTTLWLQFCEGPDLNASCDYYFNLSNISEIPGIPGLSSGVITENIWSVYLSKGDVLEKGSLPSPRPVHPPTNRLPYVFADITTSFTLLVGIFFPSVTGIMAGSNRSGDLKDAQRSIPIGTIMAILTTSLVYLSSVVLFGACIEGVVLRDKFGDSVKGNLVVGTLSWPSPWVIVIGSFFSTCGAGLQSLTGAPRLLQAIAKDNIIPFLRVFGHGKANGEPTWALLLTALIAELGILIASLDLVAPILSMFFLMCYLFVNLACALQTLLRTPNWRPRFSYYHWTLSFLGMIICLALMFISSWYYAIVAIVIAGMIYKYIEYHGAEKEWGDGIRGLSLSAARYALLRLEEGPPHTKNWRPQLLVLLKLDEDAYVKSPRLLTFASQLKAGKGLTIVGTVITGNYLHSYGEALAAEQTLKHQMDKEKVKGFCQCIVANKAREGISHMIQSSGLGGMRHNTVVMGWPLAWRQSEDPQSWKTFINTVRVTTAAHLALLVPKNISLFPGNSEPCAEGYIDVWWIVHDGGMLMLLPFLLRQHKVWRKCAMRIFTVAQMEDNSIQMKKDLATFLYHLRIEADVEVVEMHNSDISAYTYERTLMMEQRSQMLRQMRLSKSDREKEAQLVKDRNSMLRLTSIGSDDDEDTDGGGGPTGNAEKGGGAAGVRDRDGGMSASENRRVHMTWTKEKALQYRATHSGCSTPEGFRDMLSIRPDHSNVRRMHTAVKLNEVIVNKSHDARLVLLNMPGPPRNPAGDENYMEFLEVLTEGLERVLLVRGGGSEVITIYS